The window gtttcttggagTGTTACGAGAAGAAACGAACTGAGCCTTTGATTTAGtacctcgatcaattatgacGTCAACATTGTGATGTAAGCGACGGAAGCGATTGAAGCATCGTGTGTGCCTagttcccaaggtcattaattaacgccagttgatggtcggccactagtgcTTTCAAACCctcaaagtggctattataaatagaccactTTCATAATCTTTTCAAAgtttactttcaaacttcttctaatcttcaaaagctcttctattctcttcaagTCCATCAACTTTGTCGGTTTTCGTTTGCCAATCTCTTACTAAAACGCAAATTCTGCCTTTTccttccttaaacctcatatagcaatggcaaaaacatcaaagaccaTTCCTCAAGAAGAAAATGCCTCCTCATCACGGCCGGTCGGTggcaaaacaccggtggagccacgtatcgaagagtgcatcctcgggccatgtgaacttacttccgactttaaagtcgaaaatCCCTCTTCGGTTCCTAgccgatgcgagcccatgtctagatacatcTGTTCGATATCCGAAGGCGATCTCGAGCAGGTGAAAAAGGACTACCACTGGGAtaataaagaggtggtgattcctacccccgGAAGAGGACgtcaccactcatgtgaaagggttattaagtgtgtatacttaccctttcacactgggttcCATTGATCCCGTCATAATCGACTTTTGCCACCAATACTGGGTAACCCTAGGCCCgatctacccctctttttggcatattgtcattttgctcagattcttttcaagcaagatcgaggggatgtctttcaccctcgatcatctcattaggtTGTACATCCCCCCGTCTTTATCAGGGCAgactgataaggcttcagcgccgggccacgaaggtgctattctcgagcataaacgaggacaaggatcgaggatGGATGTGCCGGTTTGTCCGGGTCAGGATCTCTGATTTAATCcccgccgagaagatgccatttcccgaagaatggaacatgaagcgtaagtagaacttcaccgataacgtttgattacttgttatgtttcctttacctcttatcatctatattcttctttatggtgcaACTTCCCCCTAGTTTCCTGGTGCAGTCCcggaccttgcaggttgggttcgacaactggtttcaaccttttcgtatgctgagcgctcgtggcgtgatttggccaagggtcgatgggaggccaaaaatcatggtaagttcccctgtccgtgtttgatgctttcctgtgaaatacttccttttaacttgatttcttctcatacaAGTCTTTCTTAGAGATAATGTCGTTATGAGGCCGCCTCCTCTCGAGGAAGAGGAGGTCCCGAAGCTGACCGAAGATAAGAAAAGGAGAAGGGTCTCGCCACCAGATACCCCAAGGCCCAAGAAAAGCAGGGCTCGAAAGTCGAAGACTGATCTCGCCGTTCTGCCTGCCGATGTAGTCCAAACACTACGAGATAAAGACGAGGAGGGAGAAGATACCGACTTCCTGCTGGTGGCTCGGAAGAGGGAGAGCATCGAAGCTTCGAAAGCTGCTAAGCCGGTGATGGTAGAATGGTTCCACCGCAGACCGAGGTGATCTCGGTGGAAGGTCCGAGCAGAGTCCCCGAATCATTGGGTGTTGATGATACCTCCTGCCATGATAAGCAACCGGCGGGTGTGCCCGAAAggtctagttctgaggcccttcaaagagaagaaaatgccccaagtgactcgctcaGGGCAATTAATATTGACAATTTTCTGCCCGGCCCCACGTTCTCCGATGGGCAGTTTCGGGATGCCCGGTCCATGGGGACGACCCCTGAAGGGGATGATATATTTCGTGGTTTCTTCGCGGGGGTCGATGATGTTTCCGACCTTgacgcatcactcatttttgatgaggctcagcggtttctgaaccaagtgagttttagcctatgctaccatgcttgcgtttgttcttatttctctaagtcttATTTCCTTTCTTTCTGTACAGGCTACAACGCTCCATCGAGAAGCATCTTCCAAGTACTGAGCTGAGCTGGCCCAATGTGAGGCTGATCTCAAAAAGATTACGGAGGAGAGAAacgccctcaaactcctctatgtgcaaaaagaagaggagatcatgagcattcgagccgagctgacaagaactcatcgagatcagaccgagctcattgaacgggtaatgtaaatttttgggattttgttatttattaactTGATATTGGAAACTAACACTTTGATCCTTCAGGTTCAGCAGAAGGCCGAATTGGTTAAGCAACTTTGTGAGGAGGAcaagatgaaagaggcagagactttggggtggaagcaGAACATGGACCGTCTCACCTCAGAGAAAGAAGCGGTTCGGGCCCAACTGTCTTCGGTTGAgcgtcaactccaaagtgtgaaggaggagaacttgggccgagcccagaaggttgaagagctcgagactcggttggccgctgagcttgcaagggccacatcTGAGGCAGAGGCGCTCGTGGCCTTCTATCGAGCTGACGCCGAAGCCGCTAACACTCGGGCAAAGGAAATTTCTGACGTTGCTAAGGTTAGATTGTCCCGTGTTGCCAAGCATACTAGGCACCAGTATCGAAGAGAGACTCTTAAGGAggtacatgctcgtggcttcgacctcACGGTTGATATCGAGAATGCGAATGTTTTGGAGGACGAGGCCGGAGCTTTGCTTTCCAATGAAGAAAACTCTGTGAGTGGATCCGAGAGCagagatgaagatgaagctcccgaAGATGCGACTCCCGAGGTGGACTAGGCACTTAagatttttttctccttttgttttttgtgtaagaccctgagtggtctttgtaaatactttgcatatatgaaagatttcTTTTCTTTCCGTTTTGTCTCCAATTTttgatttatgataaattctattttgcctttgccttgtgaaaactttgttgcaaTCGGGTTACTGTAGCCTCTATAATTGAGTGAGCAATAgctcgaactcagagtagaacaaacccttaggctttttagttaagcgagggcgagtccccgagcttAAGAATATGTTCGGGATTTTAATTTTGGATGGCTTGATCAAAGCAGAAATTTGTACTGCTTTTAtagccgagttcgagtaagtttcaaactcacagtaacagaccccttaaggttttatatcaaataatgatgaattcTCGAGCTATATTTTATTTGAGCTCTGAATAGTGaaacccttaggtccgaattaagtgagaacaaaatctcgaactctaagagtattggcccttaggctctttagattgggcagatatggcctctaaaagatggctattttttcccttttcggcttagaagacttagtaaaaatAATTCCTTTATGTCTTAACACAtattctttacccattgggttttttgagggttcgatgtcgattgaaacctctttgctttttgtgccttagcacgtttgtgttaagataatttgatacctcttaaggtttttcgagaGCTGATTTTATTGAAGCCCTTTTGATTACATGCCGAGGGTATCCTATTTTAACCGGTTTTTTAAAGAATTCGAAGGGCTATTTTTATtgcggaattcggacgtctccgagccgcttTAATTTGGCCATAGActttgggtatgcctcttgggcttatttcccaataatacttcaaacttcttcgaagtgttagtccccgagaGTGATGCTCctggcctatagatcgaggggtgcctctttgaggtcttatgaatttgagtttagattactcgaatatgtcgattgtcgatggcagtccccgagtgtacgaggtatatttgcacaTGGCGtttgagccatttctcacaaaatcataagtatggagcttgtatagtagaaaattttctttgagacacaagatgtttgatatagaaagaatgattctttgtataatttatacatgcgtacatgtttttctATCAGGGTTCGACTAATCTATACggacacggttcattcgaccgtttggcccattataaagtttctctatcgagaccctttgacacgaagtattttcctcgaaaatgtaacatccgagggtgatgcccccagtattcaaggttgattgtaaagaagccttggatactattgaatCGTCCTCAGGTAGCACGtaattgttgcctcattaaaaacctcgccggaaaaactcacttgggacaaaaaccgatctaagga is drawn from Nicotiana tomentosiformis chromosome 12, ASM39032v3, whole genome shotgun sequence and contains these coding sequences:
- the LOC138902699 gene encoding uncharacterized protein; amino-acid sequence: MRPPPLEEEEVPKLTEDKKRRRVSPPDTPRPKKSRARKSKTDLAVLPADVVQTLRDKDEEGEDTDFLLVARKRESIEASKAAKPVMVEWLQRSIEKHLPSTELSWPNVQQKAELVKQLCEEDKMKEAETLGWKQNMDRLTSEKEAVRAQLSSVERQLQSVKEENLGRAQKVEELETRLAAELARATSEAEALVAFYRADAEAANTRAKEISDVAKVRLSRVAKHTRHQYRRETLKEVHARGFDLTVDIENANVLEDEAGALLSNEENSVSGSESRDEDEAPEDATPEVD